A stretch of the Lolium perenne isolate Kyuss_39 chromosome 3, Kyuss_2.0, whole genome shotgun sequence genome encodes the following:
- the LOC127342854 gene encoding uncharacterized protein: MRALAHAASLLRRATACTPQVGAGGRDVPLLAKIFPNIYCSRYSTLSAPANEALIPPELLSSKAVWTPDRELGQYEDLVSRVTNFHSEDKGFMVLDGDVFDVPIRKDIVHRVVRWQLAKRQQGTHSTKTISEVSGTGRKPYKQKGTGRARHGTLRGCQFRGGATMHGPKPRSHAHKLPKKVRRLGLKIALSARTAEGKLCIFEDLEVPSHKTKNIVQYIKQMDDTKKVLLVDGGDIDKKLKLATQNLHYVNVIPSVGLNVYSILQHDTLVMTRDAINRIVERMHTPINR, from the exons ATGCGCGCCCTCGCCCACGCCGCGTCGCTCCTGCGTCGCGCCACGGCGTGCACGCCGCAGGTCGGCGCCGGCGGCCGCGATGTCCCGCTCCTCGCGAAG ATTTTCCCAAATATCTACTGCAGCAGGTATTCTACTCTTTCGGCTCCAGCAAATGAAGCGCTGATTCCTCCTGAACTTCTGTCCAGCAAAGCTGTTTGGACACCAGACAGAGAGCTTG GGCAGTATGAGGACTTAGTTTCTAGAGTAACAAACTTCCATAGTGAGGACAAGGGATTTATGGTTCTGGATGGTGATGTTTTCGATGTTCCAATTAGGAAGGACATTGTTCACCGAGTAGTAAGGTGGCAGCTTGCTAAAAGACAGCAG GGGACACACTCGACTAAAACTATCAGTGAAGTGAGTGGCACAGGAAGAAAGCCTTATAAGCAAAAAGGAACTGGAAGAGCACGTCATGGAACATTGCGTGGTTGTCAG TTTCGAGGCGGTGCAACCATGCATGGCCCTAAACCACGAAGCCATGCACACAAGTTGCCAAAGAAAGTACGACGTCTGGGACTTAAGATAGCTTTGTCTGCTCGAACAGCTGAGGGCAAG CTCTGCATCTTTGAGGACTTAGAAGTCCCTAGCCACAAGACGAAAAACATTGTGCAGTACATAAAGCAGATGGATGATACAAAGAAGGTTCTGTTGGTGGATGGAGGCGACATCGATAAGAAGTTAAAGCTCGCTACACAAAATCTTCACTATGTCAATGTCATTCCGTCAGTT GGTCTGAACGTGTACAGCATCCTGCAGCATGACACCCTTGTAATGACTCGAGATGCCATCAACAGAATCGTTGAACGGATGCACACCCCCATCAACCGCTAG